A portion of the Meleagris gallopavo isolate NT-WF06-2002-E0010 breed Aviagen turkey brand Nicholas breeding stock chromosome 16, Turkey_5.1, whole genome shotgun sequence genome contains these proteins:
- the RAI1 gene encoding LOW QUALITY PROTEIN: retinoic acid-induced protein 1 (The sequence of the model RefSeq protein was modified relative to this genomic sequence to represent the inferred CDS: inserted 4 bases in 3 codons) codes for MQSFRERCGFHGNQQSYQPTSQDTSRLENYRHQSQAGPNCERQRLVAKEYYSQQQLPYAGYENSAAEKYHRGNKQLAGQQLQGRPAFSNYAVQENSPYPARYSGDESLQAWGGQPPALPKYEDSLMKKTSPAAGGRPYHEPAAAPLPFRTHFPQQQPQQPPALPYPKLQRQKLPNDVSSPMPFSQSPHFGQHSQSFPASSTYSSVPGGSQPAHSYKSCTAPSGQPPLERPLGSAAAXRPGPRVPNLHGYQPNRIGYEQXPQPPPQPPPPPQPPQPPQPPQPQPQPLQGRHHAPESLHYQNLAKYQHYNQAGQTYCQSDAPPVRTPEQYYQTFSPSASHSPARSVGRSPSYSSTPSPLMPNLENFQYSQQPLNAGAFPAGITDHSHFMPLLNPSPTDGTSPDAQSGNCKNLPKEKLSENLLSDLSLQSLTALTSQVENISNTVQQLLLSKSSVPQKKGIKTPARTPEQLKGQHCSPESSTYSAEQVGTPLSDPLSTPQSVHAETQDADYLSGSEDQLERSFLYCNQNRSPARVNSNSKAKPESVSTCSVTSPDDMSTKSDDSFQSIHATLPLETFTKYVTNERDCPRLLLSALSQEELASEIIVLQDAINEKEDKAWPNSPMLSKEATKSPFQLENHRPCLDSMVKGSWPSQGDSSTLTEPLKLDKASGGSTGKDFGDEVYEGPQVEFAATETKDTLKDADPLAFNSKPSIPAATSSAGASGFSCYSNTTANSVDSENAMEHFEWPEENLGEACLRWKELGSGLQASDLPKGLFPSKLGGSSKEXKNACSLDLCDGEQPAKSETTRDFGQQAMEEEEEETLTYDEATKVDSERWLQDTRHCCTAGDFSEIPMISSPELKESDLEVEEYSSLCELAGTEQKSVPYAASPPKPPEIPAVLSASEVPMSAEETVSTVEKESSVPSARLSGQSIILLGPAVGTETKVKSWFKSSLPHIQPEEESGGVEKSHPEAVDSEPVLSLGVKKQPAPENALVKTEPVSRGKNLRNKRIHCRLPEEDSAGNAVPSPFSELPALCVGPDGQGEMLSKNVHSQTPRFTAEGLPARMCTRSFTALAEPRAPAPLEGLKAPMHQEKMGKKPACGVKQRVSFKARKRSGRPAPKVIQSAGGDATITVSSLVPAEEMVGPGPTDGDVTDGGERDQRSMILRSRTKTQEVFYTKRRRGKRAADVRLKNCKAPKKLISNNHLPPAFKLTPPGSPHKEGKVGTRMKLPKAGPGVGGKMSERPLHSLKRKSTFISPIPAKKRNLVLRSNSGGMKEEKPEGPHSLFKKMPVAKKVKAKLPPKSPGEAVPKPPPVKEAPDVCIKITSRAAFQEATKTKVLPPRKGRGLKLEAIVQKITSPNLKKFTCKTAAAATVAATYGTSLSVAGTERERAVKHGAVAPAMGDARLPKPAAAQKAPTVPPAEQFCRNPHGRALKGKLGSGKKLSADGLQSEGCVQTVGAQPGSAVAAKNMALLPKKRNRKGKAAALGMAKAPLGPTLPCWHLWAQFFDFGPQILIHSA; via the exons ATGCAGTCCTTTCGAGAAAGGTGTGGTTTCCATGGCAACCAGCAGAGCTACCAGCCGACTTCACAAGATACATCACGCCTGGAGAATTACAGGCATCAAAGTCAGGCAGGGCCGAACTGCGAGCGGCAGAGGCTGGTGGCGAAGGAGTACTACAGTCAGCAGCAACTGCCATACGCGGGCTACGAGAACAGCGCCGCGGAGAAATACCACCGGGGAAACAAGCAAttagcagggcagcagctgcaaggCAGGCCGGCCTTTTCCAATTACGCTGTGCAGGAGAACAGCCCCTACCCGGCGCGCTATTCGGGGGATGAGAGCCTGCAGGCGTGGGGCGGGCAGCCACCAGCGCTGCCCAAGTATGAGGACAGCCTGATGAAGAAGACGTCGCCGGCAGCAGGAGGGCGGCCGTACCACGAGCCGGCAGCGGCTCCACTGCCCTTCCGGACTCacttcccacagcagcagccgCAGCAGCCACCCGCGCTGCCCTACCCCAAGCTGCAGCGGCAGAAGCTGCCCAACGACGTCTCTTCGCCCATGCCCTTCTCACAGAGCCCCCATTTTGGGCAGCACTCACAGTCCTTCCCCGCCTCCTCCACCTACTCCTCCGTGCCAGGGGGCAGCCAGCCGGCACACTCCTACAAGAGCTGCACGGCACCTTCAGGGCAGCCGCCGCTGGAGCGGCCCCTGGGTAGTGCCGCAGC TCGCCCTGGCCCCCGTGTGCCCAACCTGCATGGCTACCAGCCCAACCGCATCGGCTATGAAC CCCCGCAGCCACCTCCACAGCCCCCGCCACCGCCGCAGCCCCCGCAGCCCCCGCAGCCTCCTCAGCCCCAACCTCAGCCCTTGCAGGGGAGGCATCATGCCCCAGAGAGCCTCCACTACCAAAACTTGGCCAAGTATCAGCATTACAACCAAGCGGGGCAGACCTACTGCCAGAGTGACGCACCGCCTGTCCGCACGCCGGAGCAGTACTACCAAACCTTCAGCCCCAGCGCCAGCCACTCTCCGGCACGCTCCGTCGGTCGCTCCCCATCCTACAGCTCTACGCCGTCCCCGCTGATGCCCAACCTGGAGAACTTTCAGTACAGCCAGCAGCCGCTCAATGCCGGTGCCTTCCCAGCCGGCATCACTGACCACAGCCATTTCATGCCGCTGCTCAACCCCTCTCCCACTGACGGGACGAGCCCGGATGCTCAATCTGGGAATTGCAAGAATTTGCCGAAGGAGAAACTGTCTGAAAACCTTCTGTCAGACCTGAGCCTGCAGAGCCTGACGGCACTCACCTCCCAGGTGGAGAACATCTCCAACACcgtccagcagctgctgctttccaaatcATCCGTGCCCCAGAAAAAGGGCATCAAAACCCCAGCGAGGACCCCTGAGCAGCTCaaagggcagcactgcagcccagagAGCAGCACGTACTCCGCAGAGCAGGTTGGGACCCCGCTGTCGGACCCACTCAGCACCCCGCAGTCCGTCCATGCTGAGACACAGGACGCTGACTATCTGAGCGGCTCGGAGGAccagctggagaggagcttcCTATACTGCAACCAGAACCGCAGCCCTGCTCGTGTCAACAGCAACTCCAAGGCAAAGCCCGAGTCAGTGTCCACGTGCTCTGTCACCTCCCCGGATGATATGTCCACCAAATCGGATGACTCCTTCCAAAGCATCCATGCCACCCTGCCCCTGGAGACTTTCACCAAGTATGTGACCAACGAGAGGGACTGTCCCCGGCTGCTGCTCAGTGCGCTGTCCCAGGAGGAGCTGGCCTCCGAGATCATCGTCCTGCAGGACGCCATCAATGAGAAGGAGGACAAAGCCTGGCCCAACTCACCCATGTTGAGCAAGGAGGCCACGAAATCCCCCTTCCAACTGGAGAACCACCGGCCATGCCTGGACTCCATGGTGAAAGGCTCATGGCCCAGCCAGGGTGACTCCAGCACCCTCACTGAGCCCCTCAAGCTGGACAAGGCTTCGGGGGGCAGCACGGGGAAGGACTTTGGGGACGAGGTGTACGAGGGTCCCCAGGTGGAGTTTGCAGCCACCGAGACCAAGGACACACTTAAGGATGCGGACCCATTGGCTTTCAACTCCAAGCCCAGCATCCCAGCTGCTACTTCTAGTGCAGGGGCCTCTGGCTTCAGCTGCTATTCGAACACCACAGCCAACTCGGTGGACTCTGAAAATGCCATGGAGCACTTTGAGTGGCCAGAGGAGAACCTGGGCGAGGCGTGCCTCAGGTGGAAGGAGCTGGGCTCGGGCCTGCAAGCCTCTGACCTCCCCAAAGGCCTCTTCCCCAGCAAACTGGGAGGGTCctccaagg aaaaaaatgcttgtaGCTTGGACCTGTGCGATGGCGAGCAGCCAGCCAAGAGTGAGACGACCCGGGACTTTGGCCAGCAGGcaatggaggaggaagaggaggagacgCTGACCTACGATGAGGCCACAAAGGTGGACAGTGAGAGGTGGCTGCAGGACACGcggcactgctgcacagccgGGGACTTCAGTGAGATCCCTATGATCTCATCACCAGAGCTGAAGGAGTCAGACCTGGAGGTGGAGGAGTACTCCTCACTCTGCGAGCTGGCGGGCACGGAGCAGAAGTCAGTGCCCTACGCCGCCTCACCTCCCAAGCCCCCAGAGATACCCGCCGTGCTGTCTGCCAGCGAGGTGCCCATGTCTGCCGAGGAAACTGTCAGCACGGTAGAGAAGGAGAGTTCTGTGCCCTCGGCGCGTCTCTCTGGTCAATCCATCATCCTGCTGGGCCCAGCAGTGGGCACGGAGACCAAGGTGAAGAGCTGGTTCAAatcctccctgccccacatccaGCCTGAGGAGGAGAGTGGGGGAGTAGAGAAGTCCCACCCGGAAGCAGTGGACTCTGAACCTGTTTTGTCACTTGGGGTGAAGAAGCAACCAGCACCTGAAAATGCATTGGTGAAAACTGAGCCTGTCTCACGGGGCAAGAACCTCCGCAACAAGAGGATCCACTGCCGGCTGCCGGAGGAGGACAGTGCTGGCAATGCAGTGCCGAGCCCTTTCAGTgagctgccagcactgtgcGTGGGGCCGGACGGACAAGGGGAGATGCTGAGCAAGAATGTGCACAGCCAGACGCCCAGGTTCACAGCGGAGGGCTTGCCGGCACGCATGTGCACCCGTTCCTTCACCGCCCTCGCTGAACCCCGTGCCCCAGCCCCACTGGAGGGGCTGAAGGCACCGATGCACCAGGAGAAGATGGGCAAGAAGCCAGCATGTGGTGTGAAGCAGCGGGTGTCTTTCAAAGCCAGGAAGCGCAGCGGTCGGCCAGCCCCTAAAGTCATCCAGAGCGCTGGTGGTGATGCCACCATCACGGTGTCCAGCTTGGTGCCAGCTGAAGAGATGGTGGGGCCGGGGCCGACGGATGGGGATGTGACAGATGGTGGGGAGAGGGACCAGCGCTCGATGATCCTGCGCTCCCGGACGAAGACACAGGAGGTTTTCTACACCAAGAGGCGGCGGGGCAAGCGGGCGGCTGATGTTCGACTGAAGAACTGTAAAGCACCCAAGAAGCTCATCTCCAACAACCACCTCCCACCCGCCTTCAAGTTGACCCCTCCGGGCAGCCCCCACAAGGAGGGCAAGGTGGGCACCAGGATGAAGCTGCCCAAGGCGGGGCCAGGGGTGGGCGGCAAGATGTCAGAGCGGCCCTTGCACTCGCTGAAGAGAAAGTCCACCTTCATCTCCCCCATCCCCGCCAAGAAGAGGAACCTCGTCCTGCGCAGCAACAGCGGTGGCATGAAGGAGGAGAAGCCGGAGGGTCCCCACAGCCTCTTCAAGAAGATGCCCGTGGCCAAGAAGGTGAAAGCAAAGCTGCCTCCCAAGAGCCCCGGCGAAGCCGTCCCCAAACCCCCCCCGGTGAAGGAGGCCCCCGACGTCTGTATCAAAATCACCTCGCGGGCGGCCTTCCAGGAGGCCACCAAGACCAAAGTGCTGCCTCCTCGCAAGGGCCGCGGCCTCAAGCTGGAGGCCATTGTGCAGAAGATCACCTCGCCCAACCTGAAGAAGTTCACCTGCAAAACGGCGGCAGCGGCCACGGTGGCAGCCACCTACGGCACCTCGCTGAGCGTGGCGGGGACGGAGCGCGAGCGGGCGGTGAAGCATGGCGCTGTGGCCCCGGCGATGGGTGACGCACGGTTGCCCAAACCGGCAGCGGCACAGAAGGCACCCACCGTGCCACCGGCTGAGCAGTTCTGCCGGAACCCCCACGGCCGAGCGCTGAAGGGGAAACTGGGCAGCGGGAAGAAGCTCTCTGCCGATGGCTTGCAGAGCGAGGGCTGCGTGCAGACTGTGGGGGCACAGCCCGGCTCGGCTGTGGCGGCCAAGAACATGGCGCTGCTGCCAAAGAAGAGGAACCGCAAGGGCAAAGCGGCAGCGCTGGGCATGGCCAAGGCACCCCTCGGCCCCACGCTGCC GTGTTGGCACCTTTGGGCTCAGTTCTTTGATTTTGGACCTCAGATCCTTATCCACAGTGCTTAG